From the genome of Merismopedia glauca CCAP 1448/3:
ACGTAAGTTGCTAGTTACTATTTTTGACTGGTTGATGAGGGAGTAAAGAGTTAATGAACGGAGTAGCCGTTGGCGATCGCCTACCTGACGGTATAGCCACCCAGTAGGGATACTCCTCATCCCTAATCCCTAATTCCCAATCCCTCAAGAGTACATCCAATTTATCACTAGCAACAATTTTGTTACCGTGCATAAGTTCTCTTAAATTTAATCCCCAAATATACTATTTGGAACCCCAAAATGCGTCATAATAAATACCGTGAAATTACGCATTTAAGTCTCCCAATTCAGCTATTTATAGCTTGACTATTTTGATTTAAGGGTTATTACCGAATCCATCATCTAAGTATATCTCTCATATCGCTTCACAATTACACCAGAGGTCTTTGATTCACATATTTGGAATTATCTAAATGAGTAATATTTTGACTAATCTACCTACAAAAAAATTAGTGCCCACCAAAAAAGTCTTAAACGTTCCAATTGCAGCGTTGAGTTTGGCTGAGCAAATGCAAGTTATTTTAGATTGGGCAAGCAGTAGTAAAAGTAAAATGGTTTGTGTGGCTAACGTCCATATGCTGATGGAAGCTCACTGGAAACCTCAATTTGCTAGAGTTTTAGCTGATGCCGATTTGCGTACCCCAGATGGAATGCCTTTAGTGTGGATGATGCAGCTTTTAGGGGTAGTAAGGCAAGAGCGAGTGGCGGGAATGGATGTTTTCCAAGCGCTCTGTCAAAAAGCTCAAAGAAAGGATATCAGCGTCTTTTTCGTGGGTTCTGAGCCTCAAATTTTAGAGCGGATTCGCGATCGCGTACATCGAGAGTTCCCAAATTTACACATCGCTGGGATGGCACCTCTACCTTTTAAACCATTACCTATTACTGTCGATCAAGATTTAGTTCAAACCATTAATAACAGTGGAGCCAAATTAGTCTTCGTCTCTTTAGGGTGTCCTAAACAAGAATATTGGATGCACGAACACCGAGGCAAAATTAAAGCTGTCATGATTGGATTAGGAGGAGTATTTCCAATTTATGCAGGTTTGCAAACTAGAGCGCCTAGTTGGATGCGCTGGGCGGGATTAGAATGGGTTTATCGCTTGTTCCAAGAACCAAAAAGACTTTGGTGGCGCTATTTTAAGACTATTCCACCTTTCTTATGGCTAGCTTCTCAGCAGCTAATTGGTTTCCCAAAGTAGAGATGTAGCAGTGCTATGTCTCAATACTAAACCACAAAAGTCAAAAGTTTACGGATCATAGTTTTCAGCGCAAAACACAATGTCCTAATCTAAATGCGTAGTGCTATAAAACTGATTTTTACTCCTGACTCCTGTTATAAGGTGTCATGGCGACGGAAACATCAACACCCAGTCGCATGACTACCAATGTCATGTCATCATGAGGACGAGTTGCATTGCCAGTAAATTGGTGGATGCGATCGAAGAGGTAATCAACGATTGCTTGAGCGTTAGAACAGTTTTGACAAGCCAACTGAAAGTATTTAGAGAGATTCTCTTCATCGAATCTGTCCCCTTGCTGGTTGGCAGCATCAGTCAAACCATCAGTGTAATAAATGATTATGTCTCCAGAGGTAAGTTGAATTTGGGCATCTTCGTACTGAGAATCAGCATCTAATCCGATTAACATCCCAGCCGTATCTAAACGTTTAACAGATTTTGTTGCTGCTTGCCACAATAAAGGTGGGTTGTGAGCCGCATTGCTATAAGCTAAAGTTTGGGTTTGGGGATTGTAGCGAGAGTAAAATAGAGTCACAAACCGATGCGAAGTTTCTAAATCGGCATACATGACGCGATTGAGATGCTGCAAAATTTGACCTGGAGAATGACCATTAAGTACTTCTGTACGTAGCATTCCCCTTGTCATAGTCATGATTAATCCGGCGGGAACCCCTTTACCCATGACATCGCCAATGACTATACTCCACTGAGAGCGATCGTCAGATTTATGTTGACTTAAGCGTACTTGGTCAAAGTTATCGGGGATAAAATCATAGTAATCGCCACCAACTCGATTAGCATTTTGACAGCGAGCCGCTAATTCTACCCCAGGAATTTGGGGGCATTGCCTTGGTAGTAGTCGTAATTGAATTTCGGCGGCAATTTCTAATTCTTGGTCTAAACGTTCTTTTTTTCTAAGTTCGGCAGTTAATTCATTATTGGCTATGGCTACTGCGGTTTGATCGGCTACTAAGCGCACCAATTTTTGCCGAGTTTCTGTCCAAGAGTATTCTGGATCGCCGCTAAACACGTATAGCCGTCCCCGTTCTGCATTCTTAACTAGAATCGGCGTACTAAACATCTGAATTCCGGCTGCCAAGTTCCGACTAATTTGGGAGTCAAAAGAAGTCTGAATTAGAGGCAGTTTCACCGTAGTTGACGCTGCTGCTAAAACTTGACGATTTGCCAGATCTATAGCTTGGCGAATCTGGTGAGAAACTTGATTTTCTTGGCAATGAAGTCTCTCCAATCCAATCTGACCGTTTGCCTTAAATAGGATCAGAGCGCTAGCATCAGCATCGGTGACCCTAGTTGCCATTAAGGGAATGATTTCTAAGAACTGGTTCAGATTATTAAAGCTTCTTAGTGCAAAGCCGAGAGAGCTAAGTAAATCTTGCAGCTTATTTTGTTCTTTGTGAAGCCGAGCCACTAGTTCTTTAAGTGCTAAAACTGGAGTCACTCTAGCGCTTTCGGCATTTGCGTCAGTTTCTGAATTACGAGACGGTTCTCTAGGGAGAGGAAAACTTGTCATTATAATAATGGTGTGTTCTCAAACATCTGAATTTTTTTGTCCTAATTAGACAAAATTTTGGTCTTTAAAGGTAATTTAGCTCCAGACTAGTTTTAGCTCATAATACCCAATAGTGTAATAGGCATACATCATTATGAGCATCTAAAATCAATAGACTTGTGACAACAAGATTTTGAGGTTTTCCAAGAGGTTTTTTCCGATTTCCAAAGACGCAGGAAGCAGGAGAAAATTAATCTTACCTCATCAATCCTAGTTTTACATCAGATCTCATGATTTAGATGGGAAGATGGGAACCTAAATACCTACTTAGGCTGTAAATCATAACCTTAAGTATCGATCGCTGCCAACGATCTGAGAGACTATTCCTCAAGATTGGCGATTGGTAGCCGAACTTCTCAGTCAAAATCAAATTGTGGTAAGCGTTGGAGTAAACCCAAGCCGATTTCTTGACTAGATAGAGAATGCGCTGCAAATACAGCCATGATATCTTTAAGTTGAGGATTACCACGAGAGGAACCTTTTAAGCCTCTAGCAATTACGAGAGCGCACTTGCCTTGATTATTGTGACATCGTTGTTCCCACTTGTGCCGCGCGATCGCATGATCGGGTTCTGTATTTCTAAATTCTCCAAATAGGAATAAGTTACCATCTCCAGTTTGCAGTAGTCCTAGATCGTACAGATCGCCAGCAAACGGATCTTCTCCAGGGTTAAACGCAATACCTCTTAATCCTTGAGACAGTTTCAGGCGATCGATGATTATTTTGGCTTTGGGACGAGATGTTTGAATCAAAATTACTGGTAAACCTTCTTCGGCAGAATTAACCCCCGAAAACTGATGAGGTTTTCCTTCCCAATTCAAATTTGCCAAATTATCCCATGAAATCATCCCTAAACTTAAAAAGGCATCTTCAGGAATTAAGTCATCTTGGAGGGAAACATCATCTTCTGCCGTAATTTCTTCAGATTCAGCTAGCTCTACCATACTAAATAATTCTGCTGATAACTCTGGCATCGTCGAAACTTTGACTGAGACGGTTGACGGAGGAGAAATAGAAGCAGAGTCAATTTTGGGAGCCAAAGTTAACGATTTAGAAGACCTAGAAGTATTGATATGACTGGGATGAGCCGTAAAATCTGCCTCTATAATCCATT
Proteins encoded in this window:
- a CDS encoding WecB/TagA/CpsF family glycosyltransferase; the encoded protein is MSNILTNLPTKKLVPTKKVLNVPIAALSLAEQMQVILDWASSSKSKMVCVANVHMLMEAHWKPQFARVLADADLRTPDGMPLVWMMQLLGVVRQERVAGMDVFQALCQKAQRKDISVFFVGSEPQILERIRDRVHREFPNLHIAGMAPLPFKPLPITVDQDLVQTINNSGAKLVFVSLGCPKQEYWMHEHRGKIKAVMIGLGGVFPIYAGLQTRAPSWMRWAGLEWVYRLFQEPKRLWWRYFKTIPPFLWLASQQLIGFPK
- a CDS encoding PP2C family protein-serine/threonine phosphatase, translated to MTSFPLPREPSRNSETDANAESARVTPVLALKELVARLHKEQNKLQDLLSSLGFALRSFNNLNQFLEIIPLMATRVTDADASALILFKANGQIGLERLHCQENQVSHQIRQAIDLANRQVLAAASTTVKLPLIQTSFDSQISRNLAAGIQMFSTPILVKNAERGRLYVFSGDPEYSWTETRQKLVRLVADQTAVAIANNELTAELRKKERLDQELEIAAEIQLRLLPRQCPQIPGVELAARCQNANRVGGDYYDFIPDNFDQVRLSQHKSDDRSQWSIVIGDVMGKGVPAGLIMTMTRGMLRTEVLNGHSPGQILQHLNRVMYADLETSHRFVTLFYSRYNPQTQTLAYSNAAHNPPLLWQAATKSVKRLDTAGMLIGLDADSQYEDAQIQLTSGDIIIYYTDGLTDAANQQGDRFDEENLSKYFQLACQNCSNAQAIVDYLFDRIHQFTGNATRPHDDMTLVVMRLGVDVSVAMTPYNRSQE